The DNA window GCCGCAGGAGGCCTGGAGCGACGGCAAAGCGGCCGCCATCGACGAAGGCCTGTCCTTCAGTCCGTGGCACGGCCTTGCCGCGCACCAGCCCCTCGGCGTCGTCATGCGCCTGCGCCGAACGGCCTACGCGGCCTCCGCCGCGTTCAGGGCGGCCCGCAACGGGCATTCGAACGAGGAGCCGAAGACGCTGGACGCGATTCCGGTGTAAGGTTTCTCCAAGCTGATTGAGAGGAAGAACGATGGCTCACTCCCCCGTGGACGAGAAGCGGCGCTCGAAGGCCGGCTTCGACCTCACCCCGCCCAGCCGCGAGCAGCTGCACGCCCTGGCGGCGAACCTCGACGACGAGGAGCGCCGGGTCCTGCTGGAGCACGGCACCGAGCGACCGTTCTGCGGCATCTTCAACGAGGCCAAGGAAAAAGGCACCTATTGCTGCCGCCTCTGCGGGCTGCCGCTGTTCAATGCGGGCACCAAGTTCGAGTCGGGCACCGGCTGGCCGAGC is part of the Microvirga terrae genome and encodes:
- the msrB gene encoding peptide-methionine (R)-S-oxide reductase MsrB, coding for MAHSPVDEKRRSKAGFDLTPPSREQLHALAANLDDEERRVLLEHGTERPFCGIFNEAKEKGTYCCRLCGLPLFNAGTKFESGTGWPSFFDPIDREHIAFVRDTSYGMVRTEIRCARCEGHLGHVFNDGPPPTGERYCMNSVSMRFVADGDPLPDELGRGAPEGETAG